The Rhizobium viscosum genomic sequence CGGGAGTTTCCTATCCAGACCGGTGGGCCGGTCGAGAGCGGTCGTGGTTTCGTGTTGCATTCCGACGATTATGTCAGCGACTCCTCCATTCCCGTCAGTGACGATATCTGCCTGACGGCGACGCTCGATATCGTGCGCGCGATCTCCAAGGGCGGCGGTCCGAAGCGGGCCACCATGCTGCTCGGCTATTCCTCCTGGGGTGCGGGCCAGCTCGAAAACGAGGTGGCCTCCAATGGCTGGCTCAATTGCGCGGCCAATGAAGAGTTGATCTTCGATCGCTGCCTCGATGACAAGTATGAGCGGGCGCTTGCCAGCATGGGTATCACGCCTGCCATGCTTTCGGCCGAAGCCGGCCACGCCTGACTGCATCATTCCGGAACGAAACTCGTTCATTAGCGTTTTCTGTCGGCAAACACGGATACTCCGTCCGTGATCCGAGAGGAGACACACAAATGGGTAGCACTGGCGACAAGATTTCCGGCAAAGTCAATGAGATGGCCGGCAAGGCGAAGAAGGCGGCCGGCAAGGCCACCGGCAACCGCGAAATGCAGGCCAAGGGTGGCATGCAGGAAGCCAAGGGCAAGGCCCAGGTCGCAAGCGGCAAGGTCAAGGACAAGCTGAAGGGCGCTGTCGACCGGCTTTGACGCCCCATTTCATTCATATGTGCAATGCCTGTCGCATCCGTGTGCGGCGGGCATTTTCCGTCATATCCTGCCTGTAGGGGGGCTGCCATGAGGCTGTTTGCCTGCGACAATTGCGATCAGATCATCCATTTCGACAACAGGCAGTGCGTGCGCTGCAACCACCGCCTCGGCTTCTTTGCGGGCGATCTTTCCATGCATGCGCTGGAATCGCGCGACGAGGCGAACTGGCAGCTGGTCTCCGATCCGGACCGGCTCGTGCAGTTCTGTGCCAATGCGGGCCTCGACATCTGCAACTGGCTGGTCGATGACGGCAATGATTTTTGCATCGCCTGCCGGCATAACCGGCTGGTGCCGAATACCGACACGCAAGACGGCATCGACCGCTGGCGCCGCATCAGCCAGGCGCAACGCCACCTCTTCTATTCGCTACTGCGCTGGAACTTGCCGCATCCCGACCGGCAGGAAGACCCGCAGGGCGGCCTCGTTTTCGATTTCCTCGAAGACATTGTGCAGAATGACGGCAATGTCGTACCGGCGATGACCGGCCATGAGGACGGGCTGATCGCGATCCGCGCAGCGGAAGCAGACGACGTGACCCGCGAGCAGGCCCGCACGGCGATGGATGAACCTTATCGCACGCTGCTCGGCCATTTCCGTCACGAGACCGGACACTTCGTCTGGAACAAGCTGGTCCGCGACCGCAATGGGTTCGACGAATTCCGCGCAGTCTTCGGCAATGAGCAACAGGACTATGGCGCCGCACTACAGGATCGTTATGCCAATGGGCCAGTTGCAGGCTGGCAAGAGAACTTCATCAGCGCCTATGCCTCCGTCCACCCCTGGGAAGATTTCGCAGAATGCTTCGCGCACTACCTGCACATCGTCGATACGCTGGAAACGGCGCGTAGCTTCGGCATCGCGATCGATCCGCGCGGGCATGAAGAGATCGCTGGTGAGGTGGATTTCAATCCCTATCGAGCGCAAAGCGCCGAACAGCTCGTCGGCGCCTGGGTGCCACTCAGCCTTGCGATCAACGCGATCCAGCGCAGCATGGGACAGCCGGATTCCTATCCCTTCGTGCTGTCTCCGCCTGTCGTGACGAAGCTGGAATATATGCACCGGCTGATACAGAACGCGGCCGTGGAGCAGCAGCAGGCGGATTGATCAGCCTGCCTTCTTGCTCTTCTTGAACGGCTCCATACCCTTGCGGGCGAGTTCATCAGCACGTTCATTTTCAGGATGGCCGGCGTGACCCTTGACCCAATGGAGGGTTACCTTGTGCCGGTTGCGGGCCTCTTCCAGCGCCTGCCAGAGTTCGGCATTCTTCACCGGCTTATTGTCCGAGGTTCTCCAGCCGTTTTTCTTCCAGCCGAATATCCACTTGGATATGCCGTCTTTCACATAGGCGCTGTCAGTATAGAGATCGACCTCGCAGGGCTCCTTCAGGGCAGTCAGTGCGGAAATGGCAGCCAGGAGTTCCATGCGGTTGTTGGTGGTTTCAGCCTCGCCGCCGGAGAGTTCCCTTTCGACCTCGCCGTAGCGCAGCACAGCGCCCCACCCGCCGGGGCCGGGATTGCCGGAGCATGCCCCGTCGGTAAAGATATCGATGTGCTTCATAGGCTCAGTCCATATTCGACGGGCGAGGAAATCTGGCGGTGGAAGCGCAGCTTGCGCAGATATTCCAGCGGATCCTTCTTGGTGACCATCGCACCCTCGGGCGTCGTCAGCCAGTCGTAAAGACGGGTCAGGAAGAAGCGCAGCGCCGAGCCACGGGAAAGAACCGGCAGAGCTTTGATCTCCGCCTCGCTCAATGGCCGTACGCTCTGGTACCCTTCCAGCATCTGCATGCCCTTGGTGATGTTGTAGGCGCCGTCCTTCTCGAAGCACCAGGCATTGAGGCAGATCGAGACGTCATAGGCGAGCAGATCATTACAGGCGAAATAGAAATCGATGAGGCCCGAGAGCTCGTCACCGAGGAAGAAGACGTTGTCGGGGAAAAGATCGGCGTGGATGACGCCATCAGGCAAATCCTTCGGCCAATGGGCCCGCAGGAAATTGAGCTCGCTGCGGATCTCGTTCTGCAGCCCAGGCTCGACTTCATCGGCGCGTGCTTCCGACTTGTCCCACAGCACCTGCCAGCCTTCCAGCGACAAGGCATTTGGCCGCGTCAGTGCAAAACCTTCGCCAGCAACATGCATCTGCGCCAGCGCCTTGCCGACTTCGCGGCAGTGTTTGGCCTCCGGCTTTCTGAGCCACATGCCTTCCAGAAAGGATATAAGGGCGGCGGGACGGCCCGACAGCGTGCCGAGCAGCGCGCCGTCCTTGCGCGGCAGCGGCAGCGGGCAGGACAGGCCGCCGGCTGACAGATGCTGCATCAGGCCGAGGAAGAAAGGCAGATCGCTCTTTTCCACCCGCTTTTCGTAGAGTGTCAGGATGAGCGGCGCCTTGGATGTGTGCAGCAGGAAATTGGAATTCTCCACGCCTTCCGCGATGCCCTTGTAGGAGAGCAGCGTACCGGCATCATATTCGGTGAGAAACCATCTCAGATCGTCTTCGGCGATATCGGTATAAACTGCCAAGGTGGGTATCTCACTGTAGAAGCGGTGTCATCAGGTAGGCGGGACAGAGCGGGTGGCCACCCTCGCCTCCTTATTCTCCATTCACGAATGCCATGTCAGCCGTCGTCAATTCAAGGCTGCGCAGTTCGCGATTGACGAGGAAATGCTCGTTTTCCTGCACGGTTTCGGCAAGCTCGACGCGGGCATCGAAGCGGGTGCGGAAGGCCTCGATGATCTCGTTGACGATCACTTCCGGGGCGGAAGCGCCGGCGGACAGTCCGAGCGTGGCAATCGGGCCGATCTCATCCCAGTCGAGCTCGGAAGCCCGCTGCACGAGGATCGACTTCTTCGCCCCTGCGCGGAGCGCCACTTCGACGAGCCGCTTGGAATTGGACGAATTCGGCGCGCCGACAATGATGAAAAGATCGCAGCCGGGGGCCGCTTCCTTCACCACTTCCTGGCGGTTGGTCGTGGCATAGCAGATGGAATCGGCAGCCGGTGCCTGCAGCTTGGGGAAACGCTCTTCCAGCCGTTTGATGACGCCGGCGGTATCGTCGACCGAAAGCGTCGTCTGCGTGACATAGCCGAGATTATCGGGATCATCAGGCTGATAAACGTCCGCATCCTCGACAGTTTCGATGAGCGAAACAGTGCCTTCGGGCAACTGACCCATGGTGCCGATCACTTCGGGATGACCGGCGTGGCCGATCAGGACGACATGGCGGCCGAGGCGATTATGGCGCATCGCCTGCTTGTGGACCTTGGAGACCAGCGGACAGGTTGCGTCGAGATAGAAGAGGTTGCGGGCATTCGCATCCTCGGGCACGGATTTCGGCACGCCATGGGCGGAAAAGACGACCGGCTGGGCACGGTGTTCCGCCGGGATCTCGTCAAGCTCCTCAACGAAGACAGCTCCCTTGGCTTCCAAACCTTCCACGACATAGCGGTTATGGACGATCTCGTGGCGGACATATACAGGCGCGCCGTAAGCCTTCAGTGCCAGCACAACGATCTGGATCGCCCGATCGACGCCAGCGCAGAAGCCGCGCGGACCGCAGAGCCTGATCGTCAACGGAGGTTTTGCCGCAATGTTCATAACATACCCAGGTTAAGCTTCAGGGACCTCTAACCCAATATGGGTCGGAATTGAAGCGATACTATTGCGCTGCACCCTTGCGGGGACGAAACCAGGAGATGGCAACGACAACGAGAAGCACCGCAGCCAGCCCGTACCAGGTGAAAGCATATTGCAGATGGTCGTTCGGCAGATCGACCTGCGTGACACCGCCGATCGGAAAGCCCGCCGGGTTGGGCGTGGAATCGGCGTCGACGAAGAAGGGCACGACGCTACCCTTGTCGAGGTCGACACTCGAGGCCATCACGTCGAGATCTTTCCAGTAGAAGATGTTCTTCGCCACGTCATTGTCGGGCACAAGCGAGGAGGGTTTGCCGGGGAGTTTGGCGCGCGCGAGGCCGGTTACGGTCTGCTGACCGGTCAACTGGCCCTGCATGCGCATTTCCGGCTCCTTGTTCTCATAGGGAACGAAGCCTCTGTTGACGAAGAGGTAGCGCCCGTCCGCAAGCTGCAGCGGCGTGTAGATGTAATAACCGGTCTGGCCGCGCCAGGTGGCGAAGAAGTGGCGCTCCTTGTTGTTGATATAGCGGCCGGTGGCGGTGACCGTGCGGTATTCGATATCGCCGCCCTGAGCAGCCATGGTCTCGATATCGGCAAGTGGAACCGGGGCCGCGGCTCGGCGCTCTGCGATATCGGCGAGCAGGCCTTCCTTCCAGTGAAGACGTTCCACCTGCCAGGTGCCGAGCGAAATCAGGATGGCGAGAGCGATGAGAACCGTTATGCCGGTCAAGACCGGCAGCTTGCGGCGCGGGGCCGGACTCTCGATGTCAGTCACTCAAGCGTCCCTCGCGGGCATTGTGGCGATATTGCATGGCGATGAGGATGCCCTTGCACCAGCGCAGCGCCAGCAGCGAGAGTATGATTGTGAGCGGGGCAAAGAGCAGAATATGAACCCAGATCGGCGGGGCATAATTGACCTGCAGCCAGAGCACCGAACCGATGATGATGAAGCCGACGATGAGGATGACGAAAACGGCGGGCCCATCGCCTGCATCGGCGAAGGAATAATCCAGCCCGCAGGCGGCGCAGTTCGGTTTCAGGCCGAGCACGCCATCGAAGAGCTGCCCATGACCGCAGCGCGGGCAGCATCCCTTGATGCCGGTCTTGACCGGATCGACCGGCGGAAATTGCGCGCTATCTTCGTTCATATCGATCTCCATGCAGGCGGCTTTTTGTCGTCTGCCTTAACTCTCCCATAAAGTATTCGCATCCCGAATGGAAATGCCTGCGCGGTTTCGCCCGCTGCATAATTCCTCAAATCGGATTCGATTTAAAGAATTATGCAGCAATTCAAAGTGTTACAGCGTCCTTTGCTCGTCCGGAAGGACGTGCGGCGCTGTAATGATTCGCGCCAAACAGAAGAAGAAGACTGATGACCAACGATAGCCATGCCGGACAGATCATTATCCTGAACGGCGCGCCGCGAAGCGGCAAATCCAGCATTGCGCGCGCAATCCAGGAAGAATTCGAGGGGCCGTGGATCAACCTCGGCGTCGACACCTATAATGCCATGACGCCGAAGCGCTACTTGCCCGGTATCGGATTGAGGCCCGGCGGAGAACGGCCGGATCTCGAAGAACTCGTGCCGTTCCTCTATGCGGCGCTTTATGAATCGATCGCCATCCATGCCGGATTGGGGCTCAACGTCGTCTCCGACCTCGGCCACCATGACAGCTACTCACAGCCACTCGGCATCCTCGGCGACTGCGCCAGACGACTGGACGGTTTTCCCGTGCTGTTCGTTGGCGTCAAATGTCCGATCGAGGCGATCATGCAGCGGCGGGAAATCGCAGAGGAAGGGCGTGAGACCCTCTACCTGCGCGCCACCGGCGAGACACCCGTGCCGGAACCAGTGCAGCGCTGGCAGGACGAGGTTCATCGTCCCGGCCTCTACGACATGGAGGTCGATACATCGGTACTGACCGCGCTCGAATGCGCTGAGGCGATCCGCCATCAGCTGGATCTCGGCATTCCCGAGCCTTCGGCCTTCGAGAGGCTGGCTGGTCAACGGTAGGATGACGAGCCAGAGCAATTCCAGCAAAAGTGTGCAGCGGTCTTGCGTCCGGAATTGCGTGAAAACAGGGAGATAGAGCGTTTTCGTGTTTCGAGGAACGACGGAGATGCTCTATCTCTGAGACAAAGAAAAAGGCGGGGGCCAGTGGCACCCGCCTTTTCTGATTTCAATTCGGCCTCGATCAGCCTGCAGCGACCGGAGCTCCCCAGCCGCCCCAGACGTAGATACAGAAGAACAGGAACAGCCAGACGACGTCGACGAAGTGCCAGTACCAGGCAGCCGCCTCGAAGCCGAAGTGCTGCTTCGGCGTAAAGTCGCCGCGCAACGCACGAAGGAGGCAGACCAGCAGGAAGATGGTGCCGACCAGAACGTGGAAGCCGTGGAAACCGGTGGCCATGAAGAAGGTCGCGCCGTAGATCGAGTTGCGGAACTCGAACGGAGCATGAGCATATTCATAGGCCTGGACGGAGGAGAAGAGCACGCCAAGCAGGACCGTCAGCGTCAGACCCTGGATAAGGCCCTTGCGGTCGTTATGCAGCAGAGCGTGGTGCGCCCAGGTCACCGTCGTGCCAGAGAGCAGCAGGATGACGGTATTGTAGATCGGCAGGTGCCAGGGATCGAGAACCTCGATGCCCTTCGGCGGCCAGACACCGCCGGTATAGGCAAGGCGCGAAGCCTGGATGGCTTCGTGCGGAAAGAGGCTGGCGTCGAAATAGGCCCAGAACCAGGCGACGAAGAACATCACTTCCGAAGCGATGAACATGATCATGCCGTAGCGCAGGTGCAGCGACACGACGCGTGTATGAGCACCCTCATGGGCCTCCTTCACGGTGTCGGACCACCAGCCGTACATGACGTAGAAAACGACAGCCAGCCCGATGAAGAAGAGCCACGGATGGGCCCATTCGATACCGAAAACGTGCAGCGAGCCGCCGTTCAGGTAGCGCATGTAGCCGACGCCGCCAAAGGCCATCAGGAATGCGCCGAGCGAGGCCAGTATCGGCCATGGGCTCGGAGCTATGATGTGATAGTCGTGATTCTTCTGATGAGCATCGGCCATGTCAGATCCCCGGTGTCTTCCTTCTCCGCTTCCGGCACCGCCGGAAACACTCCTCAATCAAAGTTTCTTTTCAGTCTTTTCCGTTCCACCTTCATTCGAAGCCACCGGCTTCGGACCCTCTTTGGGATAGAACGTATACGAAAGCGTGACCGTGCGAATGCTTTTCGATTCCGCGGCCTTGGTAATTTCCGGATCGATGTAGAACACGACCGGCATTTCAAGCTTTTCGCCCGGTTTCAGGTCCGTTTCATTAAAGCAGAAACATTGCACCTTGTTGAAATAGGCGCCCGCCTCGCCCGGCGTCACGTTGAAGATCGCCTGGCCGCGCTGGGTTTCGTTGGAACGGTTTTCGGCGATGAAATTGACCTGGATAGTCTCGCCGATCTTCGGATTGACCTCGCGCTCGACCGGCTTGAATTCCCACTGCAGGCCGGGAGCGACGTTCGCATCGAAGGTGACGCGCATCGTGCGGTCGAGAATGACGCTCGAAACCTGATCAACACGCTGCGTGGTGCCGTTATAGCCGGTCACCTGGCAGAAAAGGCGATAGAGCGGCACGGCCGCATAGCTCGCCGCACCCATGCCGACGACGAAGCTTAGGCACATGAAGACGACGGCAGCATTGTTGCGCGGCTTCTTCGGTGCGTTGACGGCGTCGCTCATCCCATCAGCCCCCATGCCCGAGGAACTTGACGATGGTGATGACGTAGAAAAGAACCACCAGGCCGGCGAGTACGACACCGAGCGCAATGTTGCGGTTGCGGCGCGACTTGCGCTGCGCTTCTGTAAGCTTGACCAATTCCATCAGAACGAGCCTCCTGCATACGAACCCAGCATGGCAACCAGCCGGTCGAGCATCAGCGCGGAGAATACGGCGAAGAGATAGAAGATCGAGAAGCCGAACAGCTTCTTCGCCGGGATCATCTTGAGATCGCCGTCAGGCATGCGCCAGACGGCGATGGAACAGTATATGAAGGCCGCGCCGAGTACTGCGGCAACCACACCATAACCGACACTGGCAAAGCCAAGGAAGGTCGGCAGCACTGCACAGATGGCCGTCAGCACGGCATAGGCAACGATCTGATGCTTGGTGGTGCGCTCACCCGAAACATTCGGCAGCATTGGCACGCCCACCGCTTCGTAGTCTCGCATCTTGAAGAGGGCGAGCGCCCAGAAATGCGCCGGCGTCCACAGGAAGATGATGAGGAATAGAACCGTGCTTTCGATGGTGACCGAATTGGTCACGCACGCCCAGCCGATCATCGGCGGGAAAGCACCGGCCGCGCCACCGATAACGATGTTCTGCGGCGTCGAGCGCTTCAGCCACATCGTATAGATCACGACATAAAAGAAGATGGTGAAGGCGAGGATAAAGGCCGACAGCCAGTTGACCGCAAGACCGAGGATCGTCACCGAGAAGCAGGAGAGCACGAGGCCGAAGGCAAGCGCCTCCTTGGGCATGATGCGGCCGGCCGGGATCGGGCGCTTTGCGGTGCGGCTCATAACGGCGTCGATGTCGGCGTCATACCACATGTTCAGCGCACCCGATGCGCCGGCGCCGACGGCAATGCAGAGAATAGCGATCAGGCCGAGAACGGGATTGATGTGGTCCGGCGCCAGCACCAGGCCGGCAAAGGCCGTGAAGACCACGAGCGACATGACCCGCGGCTTCAGAAGCTCGAAATAATCGCGTGCACTGGCTTCCGACAGACGAAAGTCGCCGTCTTCAGCAAGAGCCTCGTGATTGTCGATTACCGTCATCATTCCGTCCTGAATAAATGAATTGCCAGACGCCGCAGGGGGCTGCGGCGTCCGGGATTTCAGCATCTTACTTGATGCGCGGAAGCTGTTCCCACTGATGGTAGGGCGGCGGCGAAGGCAGCTGCCACTCGAGGGTCGTTGCGCCCTCGCCCCACGGATTG encodes the following:
- a CDS encoding YqgE/AlgH family protein; its protein translation is MSLATLKNRRERGFFDGQFLIAMPGMEDRNFARTVIYICAHSDAGAMGFVINRPQSLTFTDVLLHLDMIKQEDSIVLPKDAREFPIQTGGPVESGRGFVLHSDDYVSDSSIPVSDDICLTATLDIVRAISKGGGPKRATMLLGYSSWGAGQLENEVASNGWLNCAANEELIFDRCLDDKYERALASMGITPAMLSAEAGHA
- a CDS encoding DUF983 domain-containing protein; amino-acid sequence: MNEDSAQFPPVDPVKTGIKGCCPRCGHGQLFDGVLGLKPNCAACGLDYSFADAGDGPAVFVILIVGFIIIGSVLWLQVNYAPPIWVHILLFAPLTIILSLLALRWCKGILIAMQYRHNAREGRLSD
- a CDS encoding cytochrome c oxidase subunit 3; translation: MADAHQKNHDYHIIAPSPWPILASLGAFLMAFGGVGYMRYLNGGSLHVFGIEWAHPWLFFIGLAVVFYVMYGWWSDTVKEAHEGAHTRVVSLHLRYGMIMFIASEVMFFVAWFWAYFDASLFPHEAIQASRLAYTGGVWPPKGIEVLDPWHLPIYNTVILLLSGTTVTWAHHALLHNDRKGLIQGLTLTVLLGVLFSSVQAYEYAHAPFEFRNSIYGATFFMATGFHGFHVLVGTIFLLVCLLRALRGDFTPKQHFGFEAAAWYWHFVDVVWLFLFFCIYVWGGWGAPVAAG
- a CDS encoding zinc-binding metallopeptidase family protein, with product MRLFACDNCDQIIHFDNRQCVRCNHRLGFFAGDLSMHALESRDEANWQLVSDPDRLVQFCANAGLDICNWLVDDGNDFCIACRHNRLVPNTDTQDGIDRWRRISQAQRHLFYSLLRWNLPHPDRQEDPQGGLVFDFLEDIVQNDGNVVPAMTGHEDGLIAIRAAEADDVTREQARTAMDEPYRTLLGHFRHETGHFVWNKLVRDRNGFDEFRAVFGNEQQDYGAALQDRYANGPVAGWQENFISAYASVHPWEDFAECFAHYLHIVDTLETARSFGIAIDPRGHEEIAGEVDFNPYRAQSAEQLVGAWVPLSLAINAIQRSMGQPDSYPFVLSPPVVTKLEYMHRLIQNAAVEQQQAD
- a CDS encoding cytochrome c oxidase assembly protein gives rise to the protein MSDAVNAPKKPRNNAAVVFMCLSFVVGMGAASYAAVPLYRLFCQVTGYNGTTQRVDQVSSVILDRTMRVTFDANVAPGLQWEFKPVEREVNPKIGETIQVNFIAENRSNETQRGQAIFNVTPGEAGAYFNKVQCFCFNETDLKPGEKLEMPVVFYIDPEITKAAESKSIRTVTLSYTFYPKEGPKPVASNEGGTEKTEKKL
- the ispH gene encoding 4-hydroxy-3-methylbut-2-enyl diphosphate reductase — encoded protein: MNIAAKPPLTIRLCGPRGFCAGVDRAIQIVVLALKAYGAPVYVRHEIVHNRYVVEGLEAKGAVFVEELDEIPAEHRAQPVVFSAHGVPKSVPEDANARNLFYLDATCPLVSKVHKQAMRHNRLGRHVVLIGHAGHPEVIGTMGQLPEGTVSLIETVEDADVYQPDDPDNLGYVTQTTLSVDDTAGVIKRLEERFPKLQAPAADSICYATTNRQEVVKEAAPGCDLFIIVGAPNSSNSKRLVEVALRAGAKKSILVQRASELDWDEIGPIATLGLSAGASAPEVIVNEIIEAFRTRFDARVELAETVQENEHFLVNRELRSLELTTADMAFVNGE
- the rnhA gene encoding ribonuclease HI; this encodes MKHIDIFTDGACSGNPGPGGWGAVLRYGEVERELSGGEAETTNNRMELLAAISALTALKEPCEVDLYTDSAYVKDGISKWIFGWKKNGWRTSDNKPVKNAELWQALEEARNRHKVTLHWVKGHAGHPENERADELARKGMEPFKKSKKAG
- a CDS encoding CsbD family protein, with the translated sequence MGSTGDKISGKVNEMAGKAKKAAGKATGNREMQAKGGMQEAKGKAQVASGKVKDKLKGAVDRL
- a CDS encoding heme o synthase — its product is MTVIDNHEALAEDGDFRLSEASARDYFELLKPRVMSLVVFTAFAGLVLAPDHINPVLGLIAILCIAVGAGASGALNMWYDADIDAVMSRTAKRPIPAGRIMPKEALAFGLVLSCFSVTILGLAVNWLSAFILAFTIFFYVVIYTMWLKRSTPQNIVIGGAAGAFPPMIGWACVTNSVTIESTVLFLIIFLWTPAHFWALALFKMRDYEAVGVPMLPNVSGERTTKHQIVAYAVLTAICAVLPTFLGFASVGYGVVAAVLGAAFIYCSIAVWRMPDGDLKMIPAKKLFGFSIFYLFAVFSALMLDRLVAMLGSYAGGSF
- a CDS encoding chloramphenicol phosphotransferase CPT family protein — protein: MTNDSHAGQIIILNGAPRSGKSSIARAIQEEFEGPWINLGVDTYNAMTPKRYLPGIGLRPGGERPDLEELVPFLYAALYESIAIHAGLGLNVVSDLGHHDSYSQPLGILGDCARRLDGFPVLFVGVKCPIEAIMQRREIAEEGRETLYLRATGETPVPEPVQRWQDEVHRPGLYDMEVDTSVLTALECAEAIRHQLDLGIPEPSAFERLAGQR
- a CDS encoding SURF1 family protein translates to MTDIESPAPRRKLPVLTGITVLIALAILISLGTWQVERLHWKEGLLADIAERRAAAPVPLADIETMAAQGGDIEYRTVTATGRYINNKERHFFATWRGQTGYYIYTPLQLADGRYLFVNRGFVPYENKEPEMRMQGQLTGQQTVTGLARAKLPGKPSSLVPDNDVAKNIFYWKDLDVMASSVDLDKGSVVPFFVDADSTPNPAGFPIGGVTQVDLPNDHLQYAFTWYGLAAVLLVVVAISWFRPRKGAAQ
- a CDS encoding homoserine kinase — its product is MAVYTDIAEDDLRWFLTEYDAGTLLSYKGIAEGVENSNFLLHTSKAPLILTLYEKRVEKSDLPFFLGLMQHLSAGGLSCPLPLPRKDGALLGTLSGRPAALISFLEGMWLRKPEAKHCREVGKALAQMHVAGEGFALTRPNALSLEGWQVLWDKSEARADEVEPGLQNEIRSELNFLRAHWPKDLPDGVIHADLFPDNVFFLGDELSGLIDFYFACNDLLAYDVSICLNAWCFEKDGAYNITKGMQMLEGYQSVRPLSEAEIKALPVLSRGSALRFFLTRLYDWLTTPEGAMVTKKDPLEYLRKLRFHRQISSPVEYGLSL